In Deltaproteobacteria bacterium, the genomic window ACGGAGGCCTTATAGGTGCCCCTGCCCGTAGACCGAAGTGGTCTCGTACTTCGTCCAGGGAGCGGCTCCGACCTGCCGCGAAGTCGCGGCGTGATCGCTCGATTATCCTGAGAAACTGGGGACTGCGACTGAGCGCCAAGACCTCTCGGTCGACGTTCCGTAAGGACACCACAGCTGCAATCGGTCGGTTGCGCCCCGTCACGAGCACGATATCCTCGTCGAGTTCGCTCGCGTACTCGGCGAGCGATCGGGATGCCTCAGACAACTTGATGGTCTTCATAGTTGGATTACCTTTCCGCCGATTCGCAACTCGTTCCGCTCCTTCTTGCCGACGGCGAGAACGCGGACGAGCGATGATCCGCCTGGCACCGGCTCGATAGACACAACGTCGTAGAACACGTGCAGCGCACCAACCCGGAGTTCCCAAGATGCGATGGGGTTGGGCTTGAGCAGCTTTCGATTTCGCGTTTCGACGAGCGGTTCATAGGAGAGCTGTTCTTCGATCGCATCAACTACCGTCGATCGTTCACGTGCTGTCAGCCCCGCGAGATGCGTGATCGCGGCGTCTGCGAACTTGATCTCGTACGGCACTGGCAATCGTTACCACAGAATCAGGCCCGGCTCACGACCCGGACACCTGACCCTCGCGAAGGGGCTAACGGCCTGGCGATGAGCCGCGCGTTCTTTTCGCGTCGGTCTCGATCGCCGAGTTAGACACCCACCTCACGCAGTTCGCCCGGTTTGATATCGGTGAGGATACGCTCAAGTTCGGGGACAAGAGGCCGGAGGAACTCGATCTTGTTGCGGCGCGCGACCAAGACAACGACGGCAATGTCCCGGCCGGCGACGGACTGTTGGTACTTGATTCTTTGGTCCACGGTGACCAAGACCTCGAACTTCGATTCGGCCAAGCCAAGCAGTTCGCCGTTTTCTTTGCCTGCCCAACCCATTTCGGGGGCGGTGCGGACCTGATGGCGTCGAAGCTCCCGCCGCAGTCGCTTCGGCACACACTCGTCAAGCAGCAGTCGCACGCTGGATGAGGGAGTCTTTTGCGAGCTCTAAGACGGCAATCGCGTGCTCGCGGCTTACGGTGGGGAAGTCCTCCAGAAACTCGTCGAGAGACCCACCCTCTTCGATATAATCCAGGAGTGTCTGCACCGGCACGCGAGTCCCGGTGAACACCACCGCCCCGCTCATGACTTTCATCGAGCTGCTGATCAGCGGGGAAGGTAGGCCC contains:
- a CDS encoding type II toxin-antitoxin system RelE/ParE family toxin — its product is MKFADAAITHLAGLTARERSTVVDAIEEQLSYEPLVETRNRKLLKPNPIASWELRVGALHVFYDVVSIEPVPGGSSLVRVLAVGKKERNELRIGGKVIQL
- a CDS encoding DUF5615 family PIN-like protein — encoded protein: MRLLLDECVPKRLRRELRRHQVRTAPEMGWAGKENGELLGLAESKFEVLVTVDQRIKYQQSVAGRDIAVVVLVARRNKIEFLRPLVPELERILTDIKPGELREVGV
- a CDS encoding DUF433 domain-containing protein encodes the protein MGLPSPLISSSMKVMSGAVVFTGTRVPVQTLLDYIEEGGSLDEFLEDFPTVSREHAIAVLELAKDSLIQRATAA